The Actinomadura sp. WMMB 499 genome includes a window with the following:
- a CDS encoding ABC transporter permease codes for MTDPLADPVAGRVARPVAREVRMYALLAWTWIRAAAQYPVSLVLMVLATACITGLDAAAILLLFAHADRVAGFGAEEVLFLYGTSALSFALSDCVLGTADRLGQHVRDGTLDAMLVRPVSPLVQVAAEEFTPRRAGKLVPAGLVLLFVLPRLETDWTPGRIAMLPVMVAAGAAIFAGLWVMVGAAQFFLVESQGATKSVTYGGAFLTQYPPTMFARDLVRGVTFVVPLAFVNWQPALYVLDRPDPLGLPEAVRFASPAVAVAVCAAAAVTWRAGLRYYRSTGS; via the coding sequence GTGACCGACCCGTTGGCCGACCCGGTTGCCGGGAGGGTGGCCCGCCCGGTGGCGCGCGAGGTGCGCATGTACGCGCTGCTGGCGTGGACGTGGATCCGCGCCGCCGCCCAGTACCCGGTGTCGCTGGTCCTGATGGTGCTCGCCACCGCCTGCATCACCGGGCTCGACGCGGCCGCGATCCTCCTGCTGTTCGCGCACGCCGACCGCGTCGCGGGGTTCGGCGCCGAGGAGGTCCTGTTCCTGTACGGGACGTCCGCGCTGTCGTTCGCGCTGTCGGACTGCGTCCTCGGCACCGCTGACCGGCTGGGGCAGCACGTACGGGACGGGACGCTGGACGCGATGCTCGTCCGGCCGGTGAGCCCGCTCGTGCAGGTCGCGGCCGAGGAGTTCACGCCCCGCCGGGCCGGCAAGCTCGTCCCGGCGGGGCTCGTCCTGCTGTTCGTGCTGCCGCGGCTGGAGACGGACTGGACTCCCGGCCGGATAGCGATGCTCCCGGTGATGGTGGCGGCCGGAGCGGCCATCTTCGCGGGCCTGTGGGTGATGGTGGGCGCGGCGCAGTTCTTCCTCGTCGAGAGCCAGGGCGCCACCAAGTCGGTCACCTACGGGGGCGCGTTCCTGACGCAGTACCCGCCGACGATGTTCGCCCGCGACCTCGTGCGCGGGGTGACGTTCGTGGTGCCGCTCGCGTTCGTCAACTGGCAGCCCGCGCTGTACGTCCTGGACCGTCCCGATCCGCTGGGGCTGCCGGAAGCGGTGCGGTTCGCCTCGCCCGCCGTCGCCGTCGCGGTGTGCGCGGCGGCGGCGGTCACGTGGCGGGCGGGGCTGCGGTACTACCGCTCCACGGGCAGCTGA
- a CDS encoding ABC-2 family transporter protein — protein MGVLPWVCLYGFRRHAAYPLASVAEAFTNTVFGFIRAYVLLALWDARPGLGGYDAADAVTFCFLTQALIGPVQIFGGMDLSRRIRDGDVAIDLHRPVDLQLWWLADDLGRAAGALLLRGGPPLLAGALVFPFHRPGPAASAAFAVSLALAFLVGFALRYLVTLGAFWLHDDRGLSTVATVLSLFFSGMILPLVVFPGAFGDVAAALPWSALIQVPADVWLGAGTGTDVAAALAFQAWWAAVLLAAGALVTRAARRKLVVHGG, from the coding sequence GTGGGCGTTCTTCCCTGGGTCTGCCTGTACGGCTTCCGCCGTCACGCCGCGTATCCGCTCGCCTCCGTAGCGGAGGCCTTCACCAACACCGTCTTCGGCTTCATCCGCGCGTACGTCCTGCTCGCCCTCTGGGATGCGCGGCCCGGCCTCGGCGGGTACGACGCCGCCGACGCCGTCACCTTCTGCTTCCTCACGCAGGCGCTCATCGGGCCCGTCCAGATCTTCGGCGGGATGGACCTGTCCCGGCGGATCCGGGACGGCGACGTGGCGATCGACCTGCACCGCCCGGTCGATCTGCAGCTCTGGTGGCTGGCCGACGACCTGGGCCGCGCGGCCGGCGCGCTGCTGCTGCGCGGCGGGCCGCCGCTGCTGGCGGGGGCGCTGGTGTTCCCGTTCCACCGGCCCGGCCCCGCCGCGTCGGCGGCGTTCGCGGTGTCGCTCGCCCTGGCGTTCCTCGTCGGGTTCGCGCTGCGCTACCTGGTGACGCTGGGAGCGTTCTGGCTGCACGACGACCGGGGGCTGAGCACGGTCGCGACGGTGCTGTCGCTGTTCTTCTCCGGCATGATCCTCCCGCTGGTGGTCTTCCCCGGCGCGTTCGGCGACGTCGCCGCGGCGCTGCCCTGGTCGGCGCTGATCCAGGTCCCGGCCGATGTGTGGCTGGGCGCCGGAACCGGCACGGACGTGGCCGCCGCGCTGGCGTTCCAGGCCTGGTGGGCGGCGGTCCTGCTGGCGGCGGGAGCGCTGGTGACCCGCGCGGCGCGGCGGAAGCTGGTGGTGCACGGTGGCTGA
- the aceA gene encoding isocitrate lyase, whose protein sequence is MSDSRLKGAAEELRRQWETDARWKGVERTYTAEDVVRIRGSVQEEHTLARLGAERLWKLLHEEDYVHSLGALTGMQAVQQVKAGLKAIYLSGWQVAADANLAGQTYPDQSIYPANSVPAVVRRINNALLRADQVQWAEGEGDTHFLAPIVADAEAGFGGVLNAFELMKGMIAAGAAGVHWEDQLASEKKCGHLGGKVLIPTSQHIKTLNTARLAADIAGVPSLIIARTDAEAATLITTDVDERDREFITGERTAEGFYRVRNGIEPCIARAKAYAPHSDLIWMETGTPDLEQARKFAEAVKADYPDQMLAYNCSPSFNWKAHLDDSTIAKFQRELGHMGFKFQFITLAGFHALNYGMFDLAHGYAREGMTAYVDLQEREFAATEKGFSAVKHQREAGTGYFDMVSTAISPDSSTTALKGSTEEGQFH, encoded by the coding sequence ATGAGCGACAGTCGCCTCAAGGGCGCAGCCGAGGAGCTGCGGCGTCAGTGGGAGACCGACGCCCGGTGGAAGGGCGTCGAGCGGACCTACACGGCCGAGGACGTCGTGCGGATCCGGGGTTCGGTCCAGGAGGAGCACACGCTCGCCCGCCTCGGCGCGGAGCGCCTGTGGAAGCTGCTGCACGAGGAGGACTACGTCCACTCGCTCGGCGCACTCACCGGAATGCAGGCCGTCCAGCAGGTGAAGGCCGGCCTGAAGGCCATCTACCTGTCCGGCTGGCAGGTCGCCGCGGACGCCAACCTGGCGGGCCAGACCTACCCGGACCAGAGCATCTACCCGGCGAACTCGGTTCCGGCCGTCGTGCGCCGCATCAACAACGCGCTGCTGCGCGCGGACCAGGTCCAGTGGGCCGAGGGCGAGGGCGACACCCACTTCCTCGCCCCGATCGTGGCCGACGCCGAGGCCGGTTTCGGCGGCGTGCTGAACGCCTTCGAACTGATGAAGGGCATGATCGCCGCGGGCGCCGCGGGCGTGCACTGGGAGGACCAGCTCGCGTCCGAGAAGAAGTGCGGCCACCTCGGCGGCAAGGTCCTCATCCCGACCTCGCAGCACATCAAGACGCTGAACACGGCCCGTCTCGCGGCCGACATCGCCGGCGTCCCCTCGCTGATCATCGCGCGGACCGACGCCGAGGCCGCGACCCTGATCACGACGGACGTGGACGAGCGCGACCGCGAGTTCATCACCGGCGAGCGCACCGCCGAGGGCTTCTACCGGGTCCGCAACGGCATCGAGCCCTGCATCGCCCGCGCCAAGGCCTACGCGCCGCACTCCGACCTCATCTGGATGGAGACCGGCACGCCGGACCTGGAGCAGGCCCGCAAGTTCGCCGAGGCGGTCAAGGCCGACTACCCGGACCAGATGCTCGCCTACAACTGCTCGCCGTCCTTCAACTGGAAGGCGCACCTGGACGACTCCACGATCGCCAAGTTCCAGCGCGAGCTGGGGCACATGGGGTTCAAGTTCCAGTTCATCACCCTGGCGGGCTTCCACGCGCTCAACTACGGCATGTTCGACCTGGCCCACGGCTACGCCCGCGAGGGCATGACCGCCTACGTCGACCTGCAGGAGCGGGAGTTCGCCGCGACGGAGAAGGGCTTCTCCGCGGTCAAGCACCAGCGCGAGGCCGGCACCGGCTACTTCGACATGGTCAGCACCGCGATCTCGCCGGACTCCTCGACCACGGCACTGAAGGGCTCCACCGAAGAGGGCCAGTTCCACTGA